ATCGTCGAAGAGCGGCCCACCGTGGCCGACGTGAGCTTCTCGGGCATCAAGGAGTTCGATGCCGACGTGTTGAAGAAGTCGTTGCGGGATGTGGGGTTGACCGAGGGTCGACCGTTTGACAAGGCGCTGGCGGACCGCGCCGAGCAGGAGCTCAAGCGCCAGTACATCAACCGCAGCATGTACGCAGCGCAGGTGGTGACGACGGTCACGCCCATCGAGCGCAACCGTGTCAACCTGAACTTCAGCGTGGTCGAAGGCGATGTGGCCAAGATTCGCGAAATCCACATAGTGGGCAACCAGGCGTTTCCCGAATCCACCTTGCGCAACCTGTTTGACCTGGACACGGGTGGCTGGTTGAGCTGGTACACCAAGTCCGATCGCTATTCGCGTGCCAAGCTCAACGCCGACCTCGAGAGTCTGCGTTCGTACTACCTCACACGCGGCTACCTTGAGTTCCGCATCGATTCGACCCAGGTGGCGATCACCCCTGAAAAAGAGGCGATGTCGGTCACGATCAACATCACCGAGGGCAAGCGCTATGTGGTGTCCTCGGTGGCACTGGAAGGCGAGTACCTGGGCAAGGAAGAAGAGTTCAAGACGCTGGTGGCGATGCGTGCTGGCGAGGCCTACAACGCCGAGGACGTGACCCGCACGGTCAAGGCCTTCACCGACTACTTTGGCGCCTTTGGGTATGCCTTTGCCCAGGTCGAGGCCACGCCGGAGATCGACCGCGTCAACAACCGGGTCGCGTTTGTGCTGCGGGCCCAGCCGGCCCGGCGGGTCTATGTGCGTCGCATCAACGTCGAGGGCAACAACCGCACGCGCGATGAAGTCATCCGCCGCGAGTTCCGCCAACTGGAGTCGGCCTGGTACGACAGCGACCGCATCCGCCTGTCGCGCGACCGGGTGGACCGGCTGGGGTTCTTCACCGAAGTGGGGATTGATACCGAGCAGGTGCCGGGTTCTCCGGATCAGGTCGATCTGACCGTCTCTGTGGTCGAGAAACCCACCGGCAACCTGTCCATTGGCGCCGGTTATTCCCAGGCGGACAAGCTGTCCTTCATCGGCAGCATCAAGCAGGAAAACGTGTTTGGCAGCGGCAACTACCTGGGGCTGGACCTCAACACCAGCGAGTTCAACCGGCAGTTCGTGCTGAGCACGACCAATCCGTACTTCACGGCCGACGGCATCTCACGCAGCTTCGACCTGTATTACAAGACCACCCGTCCCTACGACGCGCAAGGC
This Hydrogenophaga taeniospiralis DNA region includes the following protein-coding sequences:
- the bamA gene encoding outer membrane protein assembly factor BamA, translated to MKKIKTGLRGLTLSAVATALLAALPAWAADPFTVRDIRVEGLQRVEPGTVFASLPFRIGDLYNDEKGSTAIRSLFGLGLFTDVRLQINGDVLVVIVEERPTVADVSFSGIKEFDADVLKKSLRDVGLTEGRPFDKALADRAEQELKRQYINRSMYAAQVVTTVTPIERNRVNLNFSVVEGDVAKIREIHIVGNQAFPESTLRNLFDLDTGGWLSWYTKSDRYSRAKLNADLESLRSYYLTRGYLEFRIDSTQVAITPEKEAMSVTINITEGKRYVVSSVALEGEYLGKEEEFKTLVAMRAGEAYNAEDVTRTVKAFTDYFGAFGYAFAQVEATPEIDRVNNRVAFVLRAQPARRVYVRRINVEGNNRTRDEVIRREFRQLESAWYDSDRIRLSRDRVDRLGFFTEVGIDTEQVPGSPDQVDLTVSVVEKPTGNLSIGAGYSQADKLSFIGSIKQENVFGSGNYLGLDLNTSEFNRQFVLSTTNPYFTADGISRSFDLYYKTTRPYDAQGGDYEISTPGVGVRFGVPFTETDTVFFGVGAERVTVEEGAELPEAYRDQGGTYLPATIGWARDGRDSALVPSTGRLQRFNTEMGLGGDRRYVKLSYQFQQYIPLTKQYTLAFNTELGVGKGLGGKPYPVLRNFYGGGLGSVRGFEQGTLGPTSAVIGSTTGETVNIGGAKNFVLNAEFIAPFPGAGNDRTLRWFGFFDLGNVYGEDQKVTFSDMRASVGVGVSWISPIGPLRFAYSNPVRKFSGDRIQRFQFQIGTSF